In the genome of Parus major isolate Abel chromosome 2, Parus_major1.1, whole genome shotgun sequence, one region contains:
- the EDN1 gene encoding endothelin-1 produces the protein MDYCHMIVSLLFVLCPGLLPAAPGAEVDAAPPPAAAAHRRARRCSCSSLMDEECVYFCHLDIIWINTPEKTVPYGLGGPSRPRRSLKDMVPEMLAEPSSRCRCANQKDKKCLNFCQAGKDFWAQSTEEKTSRHRIKAGNCIGPKCMNRQLVDSKKMKRLEAIGNSIKASFSVAKLKAELQKGRKLKHNRANKRQSVRESLKAS, from the exons ATGGATTATTGCCACATGATCGTCTCGCTGCTGTTCGTGCTCTGCccggggctgctgccagcag CCCCCGGAGCCGAGGTGGACGCCgcgccgccccccgccgccgccgcgcacCGCCGCGCCCGgcgctgctcctgctcctcgCTGATGGACGAGGAGTGCGTCTACTTCTGCCACCTCGATATCATCTGGATCAACACCCCCGA GAAGACTGTTCCATATGGTCTCGGAGGCCCTTCTCGACCCAGAAGATCACTGAAGGACATGGTGCCAGAGATGCTCGCTGAACCAAGCAGCAGATGCCGATGTGCCAACCAGAAAGACAAGAAATGTCTGAACTTCTGCCAGGCAGGCAAAGATTTCTG GGCTCAGTCCACAGAGGAGAAAACCTCACGGCACCGCATCAAAGCCGGCAATTGCATTGGACCCAAATGCATGAACCGACAGCTTGTTGACAGCAAGAAAATGAAGCG GCTGGAAGCCATTGGTAACAGTATCAAAGCTTCCTTCAGTGTCGCAAAGCTGAAGGCTGAGCTCCAGAAAGGGCGAAAGCTCAAACATAACAGGGCGAACAAAAGGCAAAGCGTCCGGGAAAGCCTGAAAGCATCCTAG